A window from Candidatus Nitrospira neomarina encodes these proteins:
- a CDS encoding glycosyltransferase: MNYKPAVVVVAFNRPNALQRLLESLNADLQAEAVDLVLSVDYGGPSSVAEIATSFIWKYGKKRVILRDENLGLHKHILACGQLTDEYGSIILLEDDLYISPCFYQYGVQAINFYQNDSRISGISLYAHGFIQTSADRFPFNPIKDKWDVYFMQHPASSGQAWTDKQWSRFMEWYAKNKNGDGLRNLPEKIAAWPESSWKKYFNSYMIAQDKYFVYPYISLTTNFGESGTNMLKNSSFQVPLELNRRKFEFGDIDDSIAVYDTYCELSSDRLSRLCKELQCYDFEVDIYGTKNLKRVAKSYILTSKAAKKRVQGFALELRPAEMNVIMGIKGEDIGLCRKEDVSELPQTARDEFRNFVFFYRISLPVQTWIKYCGVRIWQALKLRLDLSKIFKYLCVTVY, encoded by the coding sequence ATGAACTATAAACCGGCTGTAGTCGTCGTGGCCTTTAATCGTCCCAATGCATTGCAAAGGCTACTTGAATCATTAAATGCAGATTTACAGGCAGAAGCAGTCGATCTTGTTTTGAGTGTGGACTATGGAGGGCCCTCTTCGGTAGCTGAAATTGCTACTTCTTTTATTTGGAAGTATGGCAAGAAGAGGGTCATCCTGAGGGATGAAAATCTCGGCCTCCATAAACATATACTTGCATGTGGGCAACTGACTGATGAATATGGATCGATTATATTGCTTGAGGATGATTTATATATTTCACCTTGCTTCTACCAATATGGAGTTCAAGCCATTAATTTTTATCAAAATGATAGCCGTATTTCAGGTATCTCTTTATATGCCCATGGTTTTATTCAAACGAGTGCAGATCGATTCCCATTTAACCCAATTAAGGATAAATGGGATGTGTATTTTATGCAGCACCCTGCATCCTCTGGGCAGGCCTGGACGGATAAGCAATGGAGCCGGTTTATGGAGTGGTATGCGAAAAATAAAAATGGAGATGGTTTACGAAACCTCCCAGAAAAAATAGCCGCGTGGCCAGAATCCTCGTGGAAGAAATATTTCAATTCATACATGATTGCTCAGGACAAATACTTCGTCTATCCATACATTTCACTGACCACAAACTTTGGTGAAAGCGGCACGAATATGTTGAAAAACTCATCATTCCAAGTTCCCTTAGAGTTAAATAGGAGGAAATTTGAATTTGGGGACATTGATGACTCCATTGCTGTGTATGATACCTACTGTGAACTATCAAGTGATCGACTTTCTAGATTATGTAAGGAGCTGCAGTGCTACGATTTTGAAGTAGATATATATGGAACAAAAAATTTAAAAAGAGTTGCAAAAAGTTACATTCTAACATCCAAGGCAGCAAAGAAGCGGGTGCAAGGCTTTGCCCTTGAATTAAGACCAGCGGAGATGAATGTAATTATGGGTATAAAGGGGGAAGATATCGGGCTTTGTAGGAAAGAGGATGTTTCTGAATTACCACAGACCGCTAGAGATGAATTTCGGAATTTTGTTTTTTTCTACAGAATTTCTTTACCGGTGCAAACATGGATCAAATATTGTGGGGTTAGGATATGGCAGGCACTGAAACTTAGGCTAGACCTTTCTAAAATTTTCAAATATCTCTGTGTGACAGTTTATTAG